The Engystomops pustulosus chromosome 1, aEngPut4.maternal, whole genome shotgun sequence genome has a window encoding:
- the LOC140127916 gene encoding vomeronasal type-2 receptor 26-like translates to MAINTAGIYSANCIRCPSDEWPNEKRDRCQPKVIEFISYQTDTIASSFSFLSVLGCVATGLIFGTFIMYRDSPIVKANNRNLSYLLLVSIFLSFLSVFLFLGRPSDITCRLRETTFGILFSIAVSSLLAKTVMVCVAFKSTKPGSSWRKMMGMKLSYSIVILGSSIQVAICVVWLSVSPPFQDLDTQSYQGRIIIRCNEGSIIGFYSVLGYLGLLASVSFVLAFMVRTLPDSFNEAKYITFSMLLFCSVWIAMIPAFLSTRGKYTVAVEIFAVLASSAGLLGCVFFPKCYIIFLRSEMNTKTSLLVFSRFTCKNITEFNPKLLDEKSQGNMGTVGILNLKKLKSKDRKNGSEERLTGLLPNGFEVLHQVLYSRDIRESEKQNSSKICLGMKGVTGLYRNPEVASANQCYYCKVVDIPFVDLMLISDSTNVSIKCILKKDYRIANYYDLTQFNFQAGELRE, encoded by the exons ATGGCCATCAACACCGCAGGAATCT ACAGTGCTAACTGTATCAGGTGCCCCAGCGATGAATGGCCGAATGAGAAGAGAGACCGATGTCAGCCCAAAGTCATAGAATTCATCTCTTACCAGACCGACACAATTGCCTCAAGTTTTTCATTCCTCTCAGTTTTGGGTTGTGTTGCCACTGGTTTGATATTTGGGACATTCATTATGTATCGGGACTCCCCCATTGTTAAAGCCAATAACCggaacctgagttacctcctcctggtctccatcttccTCAGCTTCCTCTCTGTCTTCTTGTTTCTTGGTCGTCCAAGTGATATCACTTGTAGACTACGTGAGACAACTTTTGGAATCCTCTTCTCTATAGCAGTTTCTTCACTTCTTGCCAAGACCGTCATGGTCTGTGTTGCCTTTAAATCCACCAAACCTGGAAGCTCCTGGAGAAAAATGATGGGTATGAAGCTTTCATACTCCATAGTGATCTTGGGCTCATCTATCCAAGTTGCTATCTGTGTTGTCTGGTTATCAGTCTCTCCTCCCTTCCAGGACCTGGACACTCAGTCTTATCAGGGAAGGATCATCATTCGCTGTAATGAAGGTTCTATTATTGGATTCTATTCTGTATTGGGATATTTGGGGCTCCTGGCctctgtgagctttgttctggctttcatggtgaggacattaccggacagttttaatgaggccaagtacatcaccttcagcatgctgctgttctgcagtgtctggatcgctaTGATCCCGGCAtttctgagcaccagagggaaatacactGTGGCCGTGGAGATATTCGCTGTCCTGGCCTCCAGTGCTGGACTTTTAGGTTGTGTGTTTTTCCCAAAATGTTACATCATCTTTTTAAGATCTGAAATGAATACAAAAACTTCCCTGCTTG TGTTCAGTAGATTTACTTGTAAGAATATCACTGAATTTAATCCTAAATTACTTGATGAGAAATCACAAGGCAACATGGGAACTGTGGGCATTCTAAACCTGAAAAAGCTTAAGAGCAAAGACAGGAAGAA TGGCTCGGAGGAGAGACTGACAGGTTTGTTGCCAAAtggatttgaggtcctgcaccaggtCCTCtacagcagggacatcagagagagTGAAAAGCAG AATAGCTCAAAGATCTGTCTGGGAATGAAGGGAGTCACCGGTCTTTAtagaaacccggaagtggccagcgccaatcagtg CTACTATTGTAAAGTGGTTGATATTCCATTTGTAGATCTCATGCTCATCAGTGATTCTACAAATG TTTCCATCAAGTGCATACTAAAAAAGGATTACCGTATAGCCAACTATTACGACTTAACGCAATTTAACTTTCAGGCTGGAGAGTTGAGAGAATGA